In the Setaria italica strain Yugu1 chromosome VI, Setaria_italica_v2.0, whole genome shotgun sequence genome, one interval contains:
- the LOC101771270 gene encoding uncharacterized protein LOC101771270, with translation MAGGGGAKNGVSLYAVLGVASDCSDAELRSAYRKLAMKWHPDKCACAGSSAGGADAAKARFQKIQGAYAVLSDPNKRILYDVGAYDSDGDDDGAGEILGDILDAMSQNGAENGKGESLEDMQRQFEELFLRPSPSSSFPPDDAGKSASKRRAARK, from the exons atggccggcggcggcggggccaagAACGGCGTGAGCCTGTACGCGGTGCTGGGCGTGGCCAGCGACTGCTCCGACGCCGAGCTGCGCAGCGCCTACCGCAAGCTCGCCATG AAATGGCACCCCGACAAGTGCGCCTGCGCGGGGagctccgccggcggcgcggacgcGGCCAAGGCGAGGTTCCAGAAGATCCAGGGAGCCTACGCCG TTCTGTCGGACCCCAACAAGCGGATCCTGTACGACGTCGGAGCCTACGacagcgacggcgacgatgaC GGCGCCGGGGAGATCCTCGGAGATATTCTGGACGCCATGAGCCAGAACGGAGCGGAGAACGGCAAGGGGGAGAGCCTGGAGGACATGCAGCGGCAGTTCGAGGAGCTGTTCctgcggccgtcgccgtcgtcctccttCCCGCCG GACGACGCTGGGAAGTCGGCGTCCAAGAGAAGGGCTGCACGGAAGTAG
- the LOC101772199 gene encoding dormancy-associated protein homolog 3, with amino-acid sequence MGLLDQLWDETVAGPRPESGLGRLRKYSSFSPSSSSSLAPAAAADAPPPAVTRSITIARPPSLSVDQSPRGESYSSSVPSSPASAPDSPFATATTPKADSWRRLRRKPKASEGPEPAVGRRSPTVYDWVVISSLDR; translated from the exons ATGGGCCTCCTCGACCAGCTCTGGGACGAGACGGTGGCCGGCCCGCGCCCGGAGTCCGGCCTCGGCAGGCTCCGCAAGTactcctccttctccccctcctcgtcgtcctccctggccccggcagcggcggccgacgcgccgccgcccgcagtgACGCGCAGCATCACCATCGCCCGCCCGCCGTCGCTCTCCGTCGACCAGTCGCCGCGCGGCGAGTCCTACAGCTCCTCCGTGCCGTCCTCCCCGGCCAGCGCGCCGGACTCCCCGTTCGCCACAG CTACGACGCCCAAGGCTGATAGCTGGAGGAGGCTTCGCCGGAAACCCAAGGCATCCGAGGGGCCGGAGCCGGCCGTCGGGCGGAGGAGCCCCACCGTGTACGACTG GGTGGTGATCAGCTCGTTGGACCGGTGA